The Glycine soja cultivar W05 chromosome 3, ASM419377v2, whole genome shotgun sequence genome window below encodes:
- the LOC114405712 gene encoding protein DETOXIFICATION 21-like: MEGDLKQKLLRRRKEEEEEEEEELSLAKRVWNESKVMWIVAAPAIFTRFSTFGISVISQAFVGHIGSKELAAYALVFTVLIRFANGVLLGMASALSTLCGQAYGAKEYGMMGVYLQRSWIVLFLTAVCLLPVFIFTSPILLLLGQDESIAQVAGNIALWSIPVMFAFIVSFTCQTFLQSQSKNIIIAFLAAFSIVIHVFLSWLLTMKFKFGIPGAMISAGLAYWIPNIGQLIFVTCGWCSDTWKGFTFLAFKDLWPVVKMSLSAGAMLCLELWYNTILVLLTGNMKNAEVEIDALSICLNINGWEMMISLGFMAAASVRVANELGRGSAKAAKFSIIVSVLTSLAIGFLLFIFFLFFRERLAYIFTSNKEVAFAVGDLSPLLSVSILLNSVQPVLSGVAIGAGWQSIVAYVNMGCYYAIGIPVGIVLGNVLDLQVKGIWIGMLFGTLIQTIVLIVITYKTNWDEQVTIAQKRISRWSKVDSPDHENEVERKNVS, from the exons atggagggGGATCTGAAGCAGAAGCTgttgagaagaagaaaggaagaggaagaagaagaagaagaagagttatCATTGGCCAAGAGGGTGTGGAATGAGAGCAAGGTTATGTGGATAGTGGCGGCACCAGCCATATTCACAAGGTTTTCCACCTTTGGAATCAGTGTTATAAGCCAAGCTTTTGTTGGCCATATTGGTTCTAAGGAATTGGCCGCTTATGCTCTCGTTTTCACCGTTCTCATTAGGTTCGCCAATGGTGTTCTG TTAGGAATGGCGAGTGCGTTGTCAACACTTTGTGGACAAGCATATGGGGCAAAAGAATATGGCATGATGGGAGTGTATCTTCAAAGATCATGGATAGTTTTGTTCTTAACTGCAGTCTGTCTTCTTCCTGTGTTCATCTTCACAAGCCCCATTTTGTTGCTCTTGGGCCAAGATGAGAGCATAGCACAAGTGGCAGGAAACATTGCTCTTTGGTCAATCCCTGTCATGTTTGCTTTCATTGTCTCGTTCACTTGCCAGACATTCCTGCAATCTCAAAGCAAGAACATCATCATTGCGTTCTTGGCGGCTTTTTCGATAGTCATTCACGTGTTTCTCTCCTGGcttttgacaatgaagttcaaGTTTGGGATTCCTGGTGCTATGATTTCAGCAGGCTTGGCATACTGGATTCCTAATATTGGTCAACTCATATTTGTCACATGTGGTTGGTGCTCTGATACATGGAAAGGTTTCACATTTTTGGCATTCAAAGACCTCTGGCCTGTTGTCAAGATGTCCCTTTCAGCTGGTGCCATGTTATg TCTTGAGCTCTGGTACAACACAATATTGGTTCTTTTGACGGGTAACATGAAAAACGCGGAGGTTGAAATTGATGCTCTATCCATATG TCTCAACATCAATGGATGGGAAATGATGATATCACTTGGTTTCATGGCTGCAGCAAG TGTTCGAGTGGCAAATGAACTTGGAAGAGGAAGTGCCAAAGCTGCAAAGTTCTCTATTATTGTGTCAGTGCTCACATCATTGGCCATCGGATTCCTTCTGTTCatattcttcttattttttagagaAAGACTTGCATATATATTTACCTCAAATAAAGAGGTGGCCTTTGCTGTTGGGGATTTGTCACCTTTGTTGTCGGTCTCTATATTACTGAACAGTGTTCAACCTGTACTCTCAG GAGTGGCTATAGGAGCAGGGTGGCAAAGCATTGTAGCATATGTGAATATGGGGTGTTATTATGCCATAGGTATTCCTGTAGGTATTGTACTTGGTAACGTTCTGGATTTGCAAGTCAAG GGAATCTGGATTGGAATGTTGTTTGGAACGTTGATTCAAACTATAGTGCTAATTGTAATCACCTACAAAACTAATTGGGACGAGCAG GTTACCATTGCTCAGAAGCGTATTAGCAGGTGGTCGAAGGTGGACAGTCCTGATCATGAAAATGAAGTAGAAAGAAAAAACGTTAGCTAA
- the LOC114405713 gene encoding uncharacterized protein LOC114405713 isoform X1 — protein MATVLRTPTFRPPPPPRAAKSPKSSRFAVVSFRQSTTCGRKPSSLLSSLPFPNVPSLRFVRFVPFAFDGDTEAPQVQEPEVQVLDPSDGAVGVNDSASDNEVSDADETFASPFLLLLQSYKEALANNDEVKIAELESSLKSVEDEKIELEVKIASLSEELSVEKDRILRISADFDNFRKRTERDRLSLVTNAQGEVVESLLPVLDNFDRAKTQIKVETEGEEKINNSYQSIYKQFIEILNSLGVEPVETVGTPFDPLLHEAIMREDSDEFEDGIIIQEFRKGFKLGERLLRPSMVKVSAGPGPAKPEQEAPQEEHGNTEISEDSKQNEGSTETES, from the exons ATGGCCACTGTTCTCAGAACCCCCACCTTCCGGCCACCGCCTCCGCCGCGCGCCGCAAAGTCGCCGAAATCATCGCGCTTCGCCGTCGTGTCCTTCAGACAGAGCACCACCTGCGGGAGAAAACCCTCCTCGCTTCTCTCCTCCCTGCCGTTCCCTAATGTTCCCTCTCTACGGTTCGTCAGGTTCGTTCCCTTCGCTTTCGACGGCGACACCGAGGCCCCGCAAGTTCAGGAGCCGGAGGTTCAGGTTCTG GACCCTTCAGATGGTGCTGTTGGTGTAAACGACAGTGCAAGTGATAATGAGGTTAGTGATGCTGATGAAACATTTGCTTCACCTTTCTTACTGTTACTTCAATCGTACAAAGAAGCATTAGCTAATAACGACGAAGTCAAAATTGCTGAGTTGGAATCGTCATTAAAATCCGTTGAAGATGAGAAAATAGAACTTGAAGTGAAAATAGCTTCTTTGTCAGAGGAGTTATCAGTAGAAAAGGATCGGATTCTAAGGATTAGTGCAGACTTCGACAATTTTCGGAAGAGGACCGAGAGAGATCGCCTTTCACTGGTCACAAATGCTCAGGGTGAAGTTGTGGAGAGTTTGTTGCCTGTATTGGATAATTTCGACAGAGCAAAAACCCAGATTAAGGTGGAGACAGAGGGAGAGGAGAAAATAAACAACAGCTATCAGAGCATATATAAACAGTTCATTGAAATTCTAAATTCACTTGGAGTTGAACCAGTGGAGACAGTTGGAACACCCTTTGATCCATTG CTACATGAAGCAATTATGCGCGAGGATTCTGATGAATTTGAGGATGGCATCATAATTCAAGAATTCAGAAAGGGTTTTAAACTTGGTGAGCGTCTCTTGCGTCCATCAATGGTGAAGGTATCAGCTGGTCCAGGACCTGCAAAGCCTGAACAAGAAGCACCGCAAGAAGAACACGGCAACACTGAAATTTCTGAGGACAGTAAACAAAACGAGGGCAGCACAGAAACAGAGTCTTGA
- the LOC114405713 gene encoding uncharacterized protein LOC114405713 isoform X2 codes for MATVLRTPTFRPPPPPRAAKSPKSSRFAVVSFRQSTTCGRKPSSLLSSLPFPNVPSLRFVRFVPFAFDGDTEAPQVQEPEVQVLDPSDGAVGVNDSASDNEVSDADETFASPFLLLLQSYKEALANNDEVKIAELESSLKSVEDEKIELEVKIASLSEELSVEKDRILRISADFDNFRKRTERDRLSLVTNAQGEVVESLLPVLDNFDRAKTQIKVETEGEEKINNSYQSIYKQFIEILNSLGVEPVETVGTPFDPLACKPVGSKFNHVLDELFQTLYQACSGFLKTLTRF; via the exons ATGGCCACTGTTCTCAGAACCCCCACCTTCCGGCCACCGCCTCCGCCGCGCGCCGCAAAGTCGCCGAAATCATCGCGCTTCGCCGTCGTGTCCTTCAGACAGAGCACCACCTGCGGGAGAAAACCCTCCTCGCTTCTCTCCTCCCTGCCGTTCCCTAATGTTCCCTCTCTACGGTTCGTCAGGTTCGTTCCCTTCGCTTTCGACGGCGACACCGAGGCCCCGCAAGTTCAGGAGCCGGAGGTTCAGGTTCTG GACCCTTCAGATGGTGCTGTTGGTGTAAACGACAGTGCAAGTGATAATGAGGTTAGTGATGCTGATGAAACATTTGCTTCACCTTTCTTACTGTTACTTCAATCGTACAAAGAAGCATTAGCTAATAACGACGAAGTCAAAATTGCTGAGTTGGAATCGTCATTAAAATCCGTTGAAGATGAGAAAATAGAACTTGAAGTGAAAATAGCTTCTTTGTCAGAGGAGTTATCAGTAGAAAAGGATCGGATTCTAAGGATTAGTGCAGACTTCGACAATTTTCGGAAGAGGACCGAGAGAGATCGCCTTTCACTGGTCACAAATGCTCAGGGTGAAGTTGTGGAGAGTTTGTTGCCTGTATTGGATAATTTCGACAGAGCAAAAACCCAGATTAAGGTGGAGACAGAGGGAGAGGAGAAAATAAACAACAGCTATCAGAGCATATATAAACAGTTCATTGAAATTCTAAATTCACTTGGAGTTGAACCAGTGGAGACAGTTGGAACACCCTTTGATCCATTG GCATGCAAACCTGTTGGCTCGAAATTCAATCATGTCCTTGATGAACTTTTTCAAACACTTTATCAAGCTTGTTCAGGTTTCCTGAAGACCTTGACACGCTTTTAA